A window of Lysobacterales bacterium genomic DNA:
CCTCGCGCTGGATCTTGAGCTGGATCAGGCGGCGCTCCTTGCGGTCCATCTCTTCAGGTTTCGAGTCAATCTCCATGCGGATGCGCGAGGCGGCCTCGTCCATCAGGTCGATGGCCTTGTCGGGCAGCTGGCGGTCGGCGATGTAGCGGTTCGACAGCGTGGCCGCGGCGACGATGGCGGGGTCGGTGATCTCAACGCCGTGGTGCACGGCGTAGCGCTCCTTCAGGCCGCGCAGGATGGCGATCGTGTCCTCGACGCTAGGCTCGCCGACGAAGACTTTCTGGAAGCGGCGCTCAAGCGCGGCATCCTTCTCGACGTACTTGCGGTACTCATCCAGCGTGGTCGCGCCGATGCAGTGCAGCTCGCCTCTCGCCAGCGCGGGCTTCAGCATGTTGCCGGCGTCCATGGAACCTTCGGCCTTGCCTGCGCCGACCATGGTGTGCAGCTCGTCGATGAACAGGATGACCTGGCCTTCGTTCTTCGACAGGTCGTTCAACACGGCCTTCAGTCGCTCCTCGAACTCGCCGCGGAACTTCGCGCCTGCAATCAAGGCGCCCATATCCAGCGACAGCACACGCTTGCCGCGCAGGCCCTCGGGCACTTCGCCGTTGATGATGCGCTGGGCCAGACCTTCAACGATAGCGGTCTTGCCGACGCCGGGCTCGCCGATCAGCACGGGGTTGTTCTTGGTGCGCCGCTGCAGCACCTGGATGGTGCGGCGGATCTCCTCATCGCGGCCGATCACGGGGTCAAGCTTGGAATTCTCCGCGCGCGCGGTGAGGTCGATGCAGTATTTCTCCAGCGCCTGGCGCTGCTCTTCCGCGTTCTCGCTCTGCACCTTCTCGCCTCCGCGTAGCTTGTCGATGGCCGACTCGATACGGGCGCGATCGGCGCCCACGGACTTCAGGATCTGCCCGATGTCGCCACGGTCCTCGACGCAGGCGAGCACGAACAGCTCACTGGCGATGAAAGCATCGCCGCGCTGCTGGGCCAGCTTGTCGGTAAGGTTCAACAGCCTCGAGAGGTCGTTGCCGATGGCGAGGTTGCCCTCCTGGCCCTTGACCTTGGGCAGGCGGTCGAGCACCTCGCCGAGACGCGTGCGAAGCGCCGCAGCGTTCACGCCGGCCTGCTGCAGCAGCGGTCGCGTGCTGCCGCCCTGCTGGTCGATCAGGGCCGCCAGCACGTGGGCCGGCTCCATCATGTTGTGGTCGCGCCCCACCGCCAGCGACTGGGCGTCGGCCAGGGCCTGCTGGAAGCGCGAGGTCAGTTTGTCCATGCGCATGGAGAATCTCCGGAGGAAGCGGAGCCGGCGAGCGGCGATGTGCCCTTAATGAGGCTGTGAAGCGGATGTTCAAGAGCACGTGCCCTCCTGACATTCCGCTGTCAGCAGGCAGACTGCAGTCTGACCTCTCCACCACGGCCGGAGAGACCGCATGCAAAGCGATGTGATTGAACAGGTGAGTTTCCGCGCTCGCAGCCCCGAGGCCGATCGGCGCATGGCCGAGGCCGCGTGGGCGGCGCACGCGGCGATCGAACGTCTGCCGGGATTCCTCAGCCGGCAGTTCGGTCGCGGCGAGGACGGCGAATGGCTCGACATCATCCGCTGGCGTTCGATGGAGGATGCCCTGCACGCCGCCCAGCACGCAGGCCAGCAGCCCGCGATCGCCGCCTTCTTCGGAATGATCGACATGCAGTCGACGCAGCTCCGCCGCTACCGGGCTCCGGCGCCGGCCGCGCTGTGGACCCGGCTGCCGCCGCCGCGGCATGCCTTGATGACTGTGGTGCTGGAAGACTTCGCGCCGACGCGATTGTTCTACGAGCAGCACTTCAACGCGCGCGCGCTGTTCGATGCACCCGACTACTTGCTGCTGCAGCTGGGCGGCCCCTACGCTCCGCAACTTGCCCTGATGCATCCGACGCCTGAGGACACGATGCCCTGCTTCGCGGGTGGCGCCGTGCTCAACTTGCAGGTCGATGATGTCGAGGCCCTGCACGCGCGCCTGATGGTCGCCGGCGTGCCGAGCTGGATGCCGCTGGAGGACCACGCGTGGGGGGATCGCGGCTTCGCGGTGCGCGATCCCGCTGGCCTCAAGCTCTACTGCTACCGTCCGCAGGCCCCCTTCGGCGAGTATGCGCGCAGCTTCCGCGAGCCCTGGCGACTTGAAGCGCCTACGGACTGCCCAGTAGAGGAACTGCAACCCGCATGAGCCGCCGCGCCGACCGCCTGTTCCGACTGGTTCGTCAGCTGCAGATCCACGGCCGCCGCACCGCCGCCGAACTGGCGGTGACGGAGGAGGTTTCGGTGCGTACGGTCTATCGCGACCTTGATGACCTCTCAGCCTCGGGCGTGCCCATCGTCGGCACGCCCGGCGAAGGCTATCGACTGAGTCCGGGGTGGAAGATGCCAGCCCTACGTTTCGATATCGAGGAGATCGAAGCCCTGATGCTGGGGCTCTCGATCTCCGCTGCCTGGGGCGACAGCGATCTGGCGCGCGCAGCCCGCTCGGCACGGGATCGCATCCTTGATGCATTGCCTCCACCGCTCGCCGCGGGAGCGCAAGCCTTGGCGCTGCATGTGCCGGACTTCCACATCGAGCCAGCGACGCGACGCTGGCTTGGGCCGCTCCGGCAAGCGCTGCGCGAGCGTCGCGGTCTGGCCTTCGACTACTGTGATGCGGAAGCCAGGCCGAGCTCCAGACGGGTGGACCCGCTGGGCCTGTTCTTCTGGGGTGATCGCTGGACCCTGGTCGGCTGGTGCCATCTGCGCGGCAACTTCAGACACTTCCGCGTCGATCGAATCCAGCGTCTGGACACAGGCGAAGCGCAGCCCGCGTGGCCGGTGGGCCGTCGCCTGGAGGACTATCTGGAGCGCGTGCGAAGCTGCGAATGAACGCAGACTCGCAGCAGACGCTCAGGACTCGGTGGGTTGCGCCGGTTGACGCGCCAGCAGCATCCGCGTCGCGATGATGCCGATCTCGTACAGCAGCGCCATCGGGATCGCCAGCATCAGCTGCGAGATCACATCCGGTGGCGTGATGATCGCGGCCACGACGAAGGCGCCGACAATGACGTAGGGCCGCGCTTCGCGAAGCTGTTCCACCGTAACCCAGCGCAGCAGCCCGAGGATGACCACGGCCACCGGCACTTCGAAACTGAAGCCGAAAGCCAGGAACACCACCAGCACGAAATCGAGGTAGGCGCTTATGTCCGGCGCGACTTGCACCCCCTCCGGCGATACCGCGGTCAAAAAGGTGAACACCGCCGGCAGCACGAGGAAATAGGCGAAGGCCGCGCCGATGTAGAACAGCGAGGTGGCCGCCACCAGGATCGGCAGCGCAAGTCGACGCTCGTGCTGATACAGACCGGGAGCGACGAAGGCCCATGCCTGGTAGAGAATCGCCGGCATGGCGATGGTCACAGCCGCAACGAAGGCCAGCTTGATCGGCGCAAAGAACGGACTGGCGACATCGACCGCGATCATGCTGGCGCCGGCAGGCAACTTGGCGATCATCGGCTCGGCGATCGCGGCATACAGGCGATTCGCAAACGGCATCATCGCGAGGAAGACCGCGAGCACCGCCAGCACCGCGCGCAGAAGACGCGAGCGCAGCTCGATGAGATGCGAGAGCAGGGTCTGTTCGCCTTCGCCCTCGGAAGGCCCAGGGAGCTGCTTCATTCGCGAGAGACACTCTGGTGCGTTGCGTCCGGGTGCTCGGAGCGGATGGGCGGCACAGCTGCCGCGCATGCGGGTGAATCGCTCAGCACAGCGGGCTGCGGCCCGTCATCCTGCCGGATCAGCGGCTGAGCGGGCTCGGGCGCTTGCCGCTCCCCTTGCCGCGCAATCTCTTCCGCCGACAGTCCCTCGGGCTCGAACATTGCCGAGGCCGGTTGGGAATCCGCCATCAGCGGGGCTGGCAAGGGATCCGGGCCGGTGCCGGCCTGCACGGACGCCCGCGCCTCTGCAGCAGCCGCGCCAAGCGCCAGCCCCGTTGCAGCGACGTCGGCGCGCAGCTCATGCGCGGTGTCCTGAAGCGTGGCGTGAACCTCATCCAGCTTGAGGCTGCGCTTCAGCTCCTCAGTGGCGAGCTCGCGCTCGAATTCGGAGCGCACCGCGAACCAGCTCTGGCGGGCCTTCTTGACGTAGAACCCCAAGGTGCGGGCCGCCTTGGGCAGGCGCTCCGGCCCCAGCACCAACAGCGCAACCACGCCGATGACGCCGATCTCGGCGATGCTGAGGTCGAACATGCGCGCGATTCCGCCGTCAGTCGCGGCGATCGCCGGCCTTGTTGGCCGCATCGCTGCTGACGTTCTCGCCCTCGCGGGATTGGTCGGCCAGGCGTTGGTCGGGCGCCGCCTCGTCGTGCATGCCCTTGCGGAAGTTCTTGATTGCCGCGCCCAAGTCACCGCCGACGTTGCGGAGCTTCTTGGTGCCAAACACCAAGACCACCACGACCAGCACAACGACCCAGTGCCAGATGCTGAAACCACCCATGGACCTTCTCCATCAGACAGACCGCGGAGGATAGCGCAGCGCAAGCGTCAACAGGATGACGCAGGCCACCAAGCCCACATCCAAGTGGAGTCAACGGTTGGTGTACTCCTCCAGACGGTCACGGAAGTCGACCGCCTGATCCGGGCTCACGTTCACGCGCCCTTCGAAAATCGCGCGCGGAGTCACGTTACGACCGTAGCTGCTCTGGTTTGCGCGGTGATCGATGGACAGCACCGCACCGTCGAGCGCTACGCCGGCAAACAGGCCGCGCGAGCGCGAGTAGGAATAGATCTCGGCGCGCAGATCGGCGTCAGTGGAGGCTTGGGCATTGCGACCGACCGGACCGGCCGCCACTGCGGCGTCCGCGCCCAGCGTGAACTTGCCATTGACGATCGAGTCCACGCCACGCGAGGTGCGGAACACGAGGATCACGTCGGTGGACTGCACGCCGGCCTGAAAGCCGATGCTGCCCCCCGTCAAGGTGAGAAAGGACGGATGGCTCCAGGTGCCATCGGGGGTGCGAACGCTGACGACACCGCGCCCGCGGCGACCGCCGATCAACAGCCCTGCCTTGACCACATCGGGAATCACCGCGATCGCGTAGGCGTCCTCCAGCAGGCGACTCGGCACCGCGCGGTCAGGGCTCCGCATGGTCTCGTCGAGTACGCGCGCCGCGTTCTCGAGGCGTTCCTCCGGCGGAGGGGCCGCCTGTGCCGCCGAGACAGCCAGGAAAGCCACGCCCAAAACGCTGGCGAGAAGGATGCGAGCGAACGTACGCATGAAAGCTCCGATCGAATGGGGAAGTTCGCGGGAAATCCGAACGCCGGTCCGGACGCGCGAGGTCAGCGACTATAGGCCGGCAGCGGATGAATCTGGGCTTATCGACCGTGGCAGCCGGGACGGTTCAGCCACGCCGAGCACCGGGAATCACCCGTCAACTTGCCTCGCCCATGGGCGAGGCGTCTAAACGCGCCGACGCAGGATCAGCATGGCGCCAAGCGCGAGCGAGAGAATCAGCAGTGATTTGCCGCTATCGCTCAAGGTGGACACGGCAACCGGAGGCAGCGCGGGCGGCACACCGCCAGAAGCGCAAGCGGGCGCAACCACCGCAAGACCTTCGAGCTGCACGCGGTTGAGGCCACTGCCAGCACCGGTGATGGGCTTGGTGCTGAGCAACGCTCCGGTGTCGGGATGAATCTCGACGAGATCGTTCTGCGCCAATCTCGGCAGACCGTCGGGAGGAACCAGATAGTCGAGCAAGGCCCAAAGACGCCCATCGGCATCGAAGTCGAGCCCAACATCAAACACGCGATCGATGACCGAGATCGAGCCGACTCGCACCAGCTGCTTGGTCCCCGTGTCATAGCGGTAGAGGGCAGGATCGGGATCCACCGACACCCCGAACACCTGCGTGCCGCGCGCCGCCAGCCCTGAGAGCGACGGGCCGCCCGAAACGACTCGTTCGACCGTGCCGTTGGCGGGATCCACTCGCCACAAGTGCCCGAGCGTGTCAGAGGAGAGCCACACCGTTCCATCGCAGGAAACGGCGAGGCCGTAATCCAGCTGCCCGCCCTGACCCGGCCCTTGGCCAGCCAGACCCGCCAAGTGCGTGACTAGGCTGCCCGCACCGGTTCCAGTATTGATGCGCAACAGAAGGTCGCTGGTGCCGCCGCTCTCGGCGGTGCCATCGGCGGCGCCGTAAAAGGTACCGTCAGGATGCAGGGCCAGACCATCGACATCCCGAAAGCCGACGTACCCGACGCGAACGGTGGCGCCGGTCGCAAGATCGACGCGATACAGCGCATCACGCAGCCCGGGGGTGTCCGGGTCCGTGCCCGTGGCGTAGCCATACGGCTGCGCGCTTGCCGCTGCACTGAGCAGCAGTCCGAAGGCGAGGGTCAGCCTGCGGGCGATCGGGCGCATAAGGCCACGTCCTTTGCGGTCGTCATGTAATCGTCACGGCACTCTGGCGGCGCCTCGGGCGAGAATAGCAGGGCCCTGCGCGCCTGAACAGCTGGCATGACGCCGCATAAGCGATTGATTTCGAGCGCCATATCGGCCGGCGAAACCTCCGGCTGCCTTTCGACCTTCCTGCCGTGGAGCATGCATGACCTACCTTGGCCAACCCGACTACCGCCATGGCAGCCGGGAAACCACCGCCGTCCTCTTGGTCAATCTGGGTACGCCCGACGCCCCGACCCCCGCGGCGGTACGTCGTTATCTTGCAGAGTTCCTCGCCGATCCGAGAGTGATCGAGCTGCCAAGACTGCTTTGGATGCCTCTGCTGTACGGCGTGATTCTGCCCTTTCGCTCGCGGCGTTCGGCCAAAGCCTATCAGCAGGTGTGGACCGAGCAGGGCTCACC
This region includes:
- a CDS encoding VOC family protein yields the protein MTVVLEDFAPTRLFYEQHFNARALFDAPDYLLLQLGGPYAPQLALMHPTPEDTMPCFAGGAVLNLQVDDVEALHARLMVAGVPSWMPLEDHAWGDRGFAVRDPAGLKLYCYRPQAPFGEYARSFREPWRLEAPTDCPVEELQPA
- a CDS encoding YafY family transcriptional regulator, with translation MSRRADRLFRLVRQLQIHGRRTAAELAVTEEVSVRTVYRDLDDLSASGVPIVGTPGEGYRLSPGWKMPALRFDIEEIEALMLGLSISAAWGDSDLARAARSARDRILDALPPPLAAGAQALALHVPDFHIEPATRRWLGPLRQALRERRGLAFDYCDAEARPSSRRVDPLGLFFWGDRWTLVGWCHLRGNFRHFRVDRIQRLDTGEAQPAWPVGRRLEDYLERVRSCE
- the tatC gene encoding twin-arginine translocase subunit TatC yields the protein MKQLPGPSEGEGEQTLLSHLIELRSRLLRAVLAVLAVFLAMMPFANRLYAAIAEPMIAKLPAGASMIAVDVASPFFAPIKLAFVAAVTIAMPAILYQAWAFVAPGLYQHERRLALPILVAATSLFYIGAAFAYFLVLPAVFTFLTAVSPEGVQVAPDISAYLDFVLVVFLAFGFSFEVPVAVVILGLLRWVTVEQLREARPYVIVGAFVVAAIITPPDVISQLMLAIPMALLYEIGIIATRMLLARQPAQPTES
- the tatB gene encoding twin-arginine translocase subunit TatB: MFDLSIAEIGVIGVVALLVLGPERLPKAARTLGFYVKKARQSWFAVRSEFERELATEELKRSLKLDEVHATLQDTAHELRADVAATGLALGAAAAEARASVQAGTGPDPLPAPLMADSQPASAMFEPEGLSAEEIARQGERQAPEPAQPLIRQDDGPQPAVLSDSPACAAAVPPIRSEHPDATHQSVSRE
- the tatA gene encoding Sec-independent protein translocase subunit TatA; the encoded protein is MGGFSIWHWVVVLVVVVLVFGTKKLRNVGGDLGAAIKNFRKGMHDEAAPDQRLADQSREGENVSSDAANKAGDRRD
- a CDS encoding lipid-binding SYLF domain-containing protein: MRTFARILLASVLGVAFLAVSAAQAAPPPEERLENAARVLDETMRSPDRAVPSRLLEDAYAIAVIPDVVKAGLLIGGRRGRGVVSVRTPDGTWSHPSFLTLTGGSIGFQAGVQSTDVILVFRTSRGVDSIVNGKFTLGADAAVAAGPVGRNAQASTDADLRAEIYSYSRSRGLFAGVALDGAVLSIDHRANQSSYGRNVTPRAIFEGRVNVSPDQAVDFRDRLEEYTNR